The genomic region acatctcaaaagtacctgATCTTTCCTTCTTTTGTACAGAATCTCCCCATCTAAAACATAATCACAAGTGAGCCTTCTCAATGTTCTTTTGTCATTATCCGTGGCTTGATCTAGATATTCACGATTTCTCACATATcacaatatatcctgataccaaggatgatcatctcTTTCTTCTCTCTGTATATTATAATAGTAAGACGGGGCCTCACAAATAGTCATCTGACTAGGCTTCATATCCTCTCGTCTGCTTACTTTGATCATGGACGCCAAAGTAGCCAAAACATCTGCTATCTGATTTTCATCGCGCGGGAGATAATTAAaagtaatatcatcaaactcttcaaCTAACCCCAAAACCAGCCTTCTGTAATTGATTAGCTTGGCATCTCTTATCTCCCATTCACCTCGAAGTTGGTAAATTACCagtgcagaatctccatatacttctaatGTCTTGATCTTGCATTCTATAGCTGTTCTGAGCCCCATGATATATGCTTTATATTCCGCCATAttattcgtacaatcaaaatccaatttacatgtgaatggataatgatctccacctTGGGATACCAGAACTGCCCTAATTCCATTACCCACAACGTTTGAAGCTCCATCAAAATTCAACTTCCAAAAATAACCTTTTATAGTGTCCTCTTCAGCAACCGCCACATACACTATCTCCTCATTGGGAAAGTCAAAATTCAAAAGTTCATAATCTGCTAAAGCTCGGCTGGCCAAAAAATCTGCTATTGCGCTCTCCTTCACAGCTTTTTGATTCACGTATATTATGTCAAATTCAGAAAGCAAAATTTGCTAGCTAGCCATCCTACCTTTCAAGGaatttgactccatcatatactttagAGGATCCAACTTTGAGATTAGCCAGgttgtatgatacaacatatattgcctcaatCTTCGTGCTGTCTAAACCAAAGTGCAACACAATT from Gossypium arboreum isolate Shixiya-1 chromosome 1, ASM2569848v2, whole genome shotgun sequence harbors:
- the LOC108481892 gene encoding uncharacterized protein LOC108481892, translating into MAEYKAYIMGLRTAIECKIKTLEVYGDSALVIYQLRGEWEIRDAKLINYRRLVLGLVEEFDDITFNYLPRDENQIADVLATLASMIKVSRREDMKPSQMTICEAPSYYYNIQREERDDHPWYQDIL